In Blautia wexlerae DSM 19850, a single window of DNA contains:
- a CDS encoding DUF5348 domain-containing protein, which translates to MAQKMTGALVFDERTDRYDIRFDLNSYYGGLHCGECFDVFVRGKWKPTRIEYGDNWYLVGIRAEDLNGLRVRI; encoded by the coding sequence ATGGCACAGAAAATGACAGGAGCATTGGTATTTGACGAGCGCACCGACCGTTACGACATCCGCTTTGACTTAAACAGCTACTACGGGGGCTTGCATTGCGGCGAGTGCTTTGACGTATTCGTGCGGGGCAAGTGGAAGCCGACCCGGATTGAGTACGGCGACAACTGGTATCTTGTGGGTATCAGAGCCGAGGACTTGAACGGGCTGCGGGTGCGTATCTGA
- a CDS encoding PcfB family protein, with translation MQDEVNEKTIALYIKTGKLTAQTLQKAMKAILSKGKKQLSKPPQGKQSLKQLMKQNAGVSNIEITEGNIKAFESTAKKYGIDFALKKDATESPPRYLVFFKGRDADVLTAAFKEFSAKKLTQEKKPSIRKLLSTLKEAAQGRNAERAKVKNKDREVSL, from the coding sequence TTGCAGGACGAAGTAAACGAAAAGACCATAGCCCTTTACATCAAGACCGGGAAGCTGACCGCCCAGACGCTCCAAAAGGCAATGAAAGCCATACTGTCAAAGGGAAAAAAGCAGCTTTCCAAACCGCCACAGGGCAAGCAGAGCTTAAAGCAGCTTATGAAGCAGAACGCGGGCGTTTCCAACATTGAGATTACCGAGGGCAATATCAAAGCCTTTGAGAGTACGGCGAAAAAGTACGGTATCGACTTTGCGCTGAAAAAGGACGCGACGGAAAGCCCGCCCCGCTATCTGGTTTTCTTCAAGGGGCGGGACGCGGACGTGCTGACCGCAGCCTTTAAGGAATTTTCCGCAAAAAAGCTGACACAGGAGAAAAAGCCCTCAATCCGAAAGCTGCTCTCTACCCTCAAAGAAGCTGCACAGGGCAGAAACGCGGAACGGGCAAAGGTCAAGAACAAGGACAGGGAGGTATCGCTATGA
- a CDS encoding VirD4-like conjugal transfer protein, CD1115 family has translation MKPEIKKLLILNLPYLLFVWLFDKVGAAVRLSPGADASAKLLHLGDGFTAAFSSIAPSFHPADLALGIAGAVIVRLIIYTKGKNAKKYRRGTEYGSARWGGADDIKPYTDPVFENNIPLTQTERLTMNSRPKQPKYARNKNILVIGGSGSGKTRFFVKPSLMQCTSKDFPTSYIVTDPKGTLILETGKMLQRYKYRIKVLNTINFKKSMKYNPFAYLRSEKDILKLVNTIIANTKGDGEKSGEDFWVKAEKLYYTALIGYIWYEAPEDEKNFTTLLEMINASEAREDDEDFQNPVDLMFERLEEKDPEHFAVKQYKKYKLAAGKTAKSILISCGARLAPFDIKELRELMETDEMELDTIGDRKTALFVIISDTDDTFNFVVSILYTQLFNLLCDKADDEYGGRLPVHVRCLLDEFANIGQIPKFEKLIATIRSREISASIILQSQSQLKAIYKDNADTIVGNCDTTLFLGGKEKTTLKEISEILGKETIDSFNTSETRGRELSHGLNYQKLGKQLMTEDEIAVMDGGKCILQLRGVRPFFSDKFDITKHPKYKYLSDADPKNAFDMEKHLKRRPAIVKPDEVFDYYEIDAADLQEDADHEET, from the coding sequence ATGAAGCCGGAAATCAAGAAGCTGCTTATCCTAAATCTCCCGTATCTGCTCTTTGTCTGGCTCTTTGATAAAGTGGGCGCGGCTGTCCGGCTCTCCCCCGGCGCGGACGCAAGCGCAAAGCTGCTACATCTTGGGGACGGTTTTACCGCCGCCTTTTCCAGTATCGCGCCGAGCTTCCACCCGGCAGACTTAGCTTTAGGCATTGCGGGGGCGGTCATTGTCCGGCTGATTATCTACACCAAAGGCAAGAACGCGAAGAAATACCGCCGCGGGACAGAATACGGTTCGGCGCGTTGGGGCGGGGCTGACGACATAAAGCCGTACACAGACCCGGTATTTGAGAACAATATCCCCCTAACGCAGACGGAACGGCTCACCATGAACAGCCGCCCGAAGCAGCCGAAATACGCAAGAAACAAAAATATCCTTGTAATCGGCGGTTCCGGCAGCGGCAAGACCCGGTTCTTTGTGAAACCGTCGCTCATGCAATGTACGTCAAAGGATTTTCCAACGTCGTATATCGTCACTGACCCGAAAGGAACACTGATTTTGGAAACCGGGAAAATGTTACAGCGGTACAAATACCGTATCAAAGTGCTAAATACGATTAACTTCAAAAAATCCATGAAATACAATCCCTTTGCCTATCTGCGGAGCGAAAAGGACATTTTGAAGTTAGTCAATACCATTATCGCCAACACCAAAGGCGACGGGGAAAAATCCGGCGAGGATTTCTGGGTGAAAGCGGAAAAGCTCTACTACACCGCACTAATCGGCTATATCTGGTATGAAGCCCCAGAGGACGAGAAGAACTTCACGACGCTGCTTGAAATGATAAATGCGTCGGAAGCCCGCGAGGACGACGAGGATTTCCAGAACCCGGTTGACCTCATGTTTGAACGTCTGGAAGAAAAAGACCCGGAACATTTTGCAGTCAAGCAGTACAAAAAATACAAACTGGCGGCGGGCAAGACCGCAAAAAGCATACTTATCTCATGCGGCGCGAGGTTAGCCCCATTCGACATTAAGGAGCTGCGGGAGCTTATGGAAACCGACGAAATGGAGCTTGACACCATAGGTGACAGAAAGACCGCCCTTTTCGTGATTATCAGCGACACCGACGACACCTTTAACTTTGTCGTGAGTATTCTCTACACACAGCTATTCAACCTCTTGTGCGACAAAGCAGATGATGAATACGGCGGGCGGCTTCCCGTCCATGTACGGTGCTTACTTGATGAATTTGCGAATATCGGGCAAATCCCCAAATTTGAGAAACTAATCGCAACCATACGGAGCCGGGAAATCTCCGCGTCAATCATCTTGCAGAGCCAGTCACAGCTAAAGGCAATCTACAAGGACAACGCCGATACCATAGTCGGCAACTGCGACACCACGCTTTTCTTGGGCGGCAAGGAAAAAACCACGCTCAAAGAAATATCGGAGATTTTAGGCAAGGAAACGATAGACAGCTTCAACACTTCCGAAACAAGGGGGCGGGAGCTTTCGCATGGGCTGAACTATCAGAAATTGGGAAAGCAGCTTATGACGGAAGATGAAATCGCAGTCATGGACGGAGGGAAATGTATCTTGCAGCTACGCGGGGTGCGCCCGTTCTTTTCGGACAAATTCGACATAACGAAACACCCGAAATACAAGTACCTATCCGACGCAGACCCGAAGAACGCCTTTGACATGGAAAAGCACCTTAAACGCCGCCCCGCCATTGTCAAGCCCGACGAGGTTTTTGACTATTACGAGATTGACGCAGCAGACTTACAGGAGGACGCAGACCATGAGGAAACGTAG
- a CDS encoding Maff2 family mobile element protein has protein sequence MAFFNSAVDVLQTLVVALGAGLGIWGVINLMEGYGNDNPGAKSQGMKQLMAGGGVALIGMTLVPLLSGLFG, from the coding sequence ATGGCATTTTTCAATAGCGCAGTAGACGTTTTGCAGACCCTTGTTGTAGCACTTGGAGCCGGGCTTGGTATCTGGGGCGTTATCAATCTCATGGAGGGCTACGGCAACGACAATCCGGGCGCGAAGAGCCAGGGCATGAAGCAGCTTATGGCGGGCGGCGGCGTTGCCCTTATCGGCATGACCCTTGTACCGCTGCTTTCCGGCTTGTTCGGTTAA
- a CDS encoding VirB6/TrbL-like conjugal transfer protein, CD1112 family codes for MQSILDAINEWIKEILIGAINGNLSTMFGDVNEKVGTIAAEVGQTPQGWNANIFSMIQTLSENVIVPIAGLVITYVLCYELISMVTEKNNMHDVDTSMFFKWVFKAFVAVYLVTHTFDITMAVFDMAQHVVSGAAGVIGGSTEIDVAAALASMQSGLDAMEIPELLLLVMETSLVSLCMKIMSVLITVILYGRMIEIYLYCSVSPIPFATMTNREWGQIGNNYLKSLFAIGFQGFLIMICVGIYAVLVNNMIIADNLHSAIFSLAAYTVILCFSLFKSGALAKSIFSAH; via the coding sequence ATGCAGAGCATACTTGACGCGATTAACGAATGGATAAAGGAAATCCTCATAGGAGCCATAAACGGTAATCTGTCAACTATGTTCGGGGACGTAAACGAAAAAGTCGGCACTATCGCCGCAGAGGTAGGGCAGACCCCGCAAGGGTGGAACGCAAATATATTCTCCATGATACAGACCCTTAGTGAAAATGTAATCGTACCCATTGCGGGGCTTGTCATTACCTACGTCCTATGCTATGAGCTTATCAGCATGGTAACGGAAAAGAACAATATGCACGACGTTGACACTTCCATGTTCTTCAAGTGGGTGTTCAAGGCGTTTGTGGCAGTCTACCTTGTGACGCACACCTTTGACATTACTATGGCGGTGTTCGATATGGCGCAGCACGTTGTTTCCGGCGCGGCGGGGGTAATCGGCGGCAGCACAGAGATTGATGTTGCCGCCGCCCTTGCTTCCATGCAGAGCGGGCTTGACGCTATGGAAATCCCCGAACTGCTCTTACTTGTCATGGAAACAAGCCTTGTGAGCTTGTGCATGAAAATCATGTCCGTACTGATAACCGTTATCCTCTACGGGCGCATGATAGAAATTTACCTTTACTGTTCGGTATCGCCTATCCCGTTTGCAACTATGACGAACCGGGAATGGGGGCAGATAGGAAACAACTACCTAAAATCCCTGTTCGCTATCGGTTTTCAAGGCTTCCTCATTATGATATGCGTCGGCATTTACGCGGTTCTGGTAAACAACATGATAATAGCGGACAATCTGCACAGCGCGATATTCTCCCTTGCAGCCTATACCGTTATCCTCTGTTTCTCCCTGTTCAAATCCGGCGCACTGGCGAAGTCGATATTCTCCGCGCATTAG
- a CDS encoding PrgI family protein, with product MAYVPVPKDLSKVKTKVAFNLTKRQIVCFAAALLFGLPLFFLLKDSTGTSLASMAMIAVMLPCFLFAMYEKHGQPLEVVVKNIIRTKFIAPKERPYRTDNFYSVLERQRKLEKEVSAIAKGNTKKQRGGKHKA from the coding sequence TTGGCGTATGTACCCGTACCCAAAGACTTATCCAAAGTCAAGACAAAAGTAGCTTTCAACCTTACCAAACGGCAGATTGTATGTTTTGCGGCGGCTCTCCTGTTCGGCTTGCCGCTTTTCTTTCTGCTCAAAGACAGCACAGGCACAAGCCTTGCGTCTATGGCTATGATTGCCGTCATGCTGCCCTGTTTCCTCTTTGCCATGTATGAGAAGCATGGACAGCCCCTTGAAGTGGTGGTGAAGAACATCATACGGACAAAATTCATAGCCCCCAAAGAACGACCATACAGGACAGACAACTTTTATTCCGTCTTAGAACGGCAGAGAAAACTTGAAAAGGAGGTATCAGCGATTGCAAAAGGAAACACGAAGAAACAGCGCGGCGGGAAGCACAAAGCCTAA
- a CDS encoding VirB4-like conjugal transfer ATPase, CD1110 family has protein sequence MQKETRRNSAAGSTKPNPPRKLTRAEKKQIAEIIRQAKGDGKAHTAQQTIPYIQMYPDGICKVTGRKYSKTVAFEDINYQLAQADDKTAIFENWCDFLNYFDASVSVQLSFINQGTQRGEAEKAVNIPAQEDAFNSIRTEYRDMLKNQLAKGNNGLVKAKYITFAIEADSLGAAKSRLARIETDVLNNFKLLGVSARPMTGYERLKMLHGIFHPEGGQFAFDFSWLAPSGLSTKDFIAPSSFRFGEGRYFRMGRKIGAVSFLEILAPELNDRILSDILDLETGVIVNLHIHSIDQTEAIKTIKRKITDLDKMKIEEQKKAVRSGYDMDIIPSDLATFGSEAKNLLQDLQSRNERMFLLTFLVVNMADTKRKLENDVFAAAGIAQKNNCALTRLDYQQEAGLMSSVPLGENLIPIQRGLTTSSTAIFIPFITQELFQTGAALYYGLNALSNNMILCDRKQLKNPNGLILGTPGSGKSFAAKREMTNAFLITDDDIIICDPEAEYFSLVQRLDGQVIRLSPTGKGIDGKPQYVNPMDINLNYSEDDSPLALKSDFILSLCELVIGGKEGLQPVDKTVIDRAVRNVYRPFLADPDPEKMPILGDLYNELLKQPEPEAARIAAALELYVSGSLNVFNHRTNVELNNRLVCFDIKQLGKQLKKLGMLIVQDQVWNRVTVNRAERKSTRYFMDEFHLLLKEEQTAAYSVEIWKRFRKWGGIPTAITQNVKDLLASREVENIFENSDFVLMLNQAAGDRAILAKQLNISPQQMKYVTHTEAGEGLIFYGNVVLPFVDRFPKDTELYRVMTTKPEEVGEA, from the coding sequence TTGCAAAAGGAAACACGAAGAAACAGCGCGGCGGGAAGCACAAAGCCTAACCCGCCCCGCAAGCTCACCCGCGCCGAGAAAAAGCAGATTGCGGAAATCATCAGACAGGCAAAGGGCGACGGGAAAGCCCACACCGCGCAGCAGACAATCCCCTATATCCAGATGTACCCGGACGGTATCTGCAAGGTTACGGGACGGAAATACTCAAAGACCGTCGCCTTTGAAGATATTAACTATCAGCTTGCACAGGCAGACGACAAGACCGCCATTTTTGAGAACTGGTGCGACTTCCTCAACTACTTTGACGCTTCCGTTTCGGTGCAGCTTTCTTTCATCAATCAAGGGACGCAGCGCGGCGAAGCGGAAAAGGCGGTCAATATCCCGGCACAGGAGGACGCTTTCAATTCTATCCGCACAGAATACCGGGATATGCTGAAAAACCAGCTTGCAAAGGGCAACAACGGGCTTGTCAAAGCAAAATATATCACCTTTGCCATTGAAGCCGACAGTCTGGGCGCGGCGAAATCCCGCCTTGCCCGTATCGAAACGGACGTACTCAACAACTTTAAGCTCTTGGGCGTGTCTGCCCGCCCCATGACAGGCTATGAACGCCTTAAAATGCTGCATGGCATTTTCCACCCGGAGGGCGGGCAGTTTGCCTTTGATTTTTCATGGCTTGCCCCGTCCGGGCTTTCCACAAAGGACTTTATCGCCCCGTCCTCTTTCCGTTTTGGCGAGGGGCGTTATTTCCGCATGGGGCGCAAAATCGGCGCGGTTTCATTCCTTGAAATCCTTGCGCCGGAATTAAACGACCGTATCTTATCTGACATTCTGGACTTGGAAACGGGCGTTATCGTCAATCTGCATATCCACAGTATCGACCAGACCGAAGCCATAAAGACAATCAAGCGCAAGATTACCGACCTTGACAAAATGAAAATCGAGGAACAGAAGAAAGCGGTACGCAGCGGCTATGACATGGATATTATACCGTCCGACCTTGCCACTTTCGGCAGCGAAGCGAAGAATCTCTTACAGGACTTGCAGAGCCGGAATGAAAGAATGTTCCTCTTGACGTTCCTTGTGGTGAACATGGCGGACACGAAGCGGAAACTGGAAAATGACGTATTCGCGGCGGCGGGCATTGCACAGAAGAACAACTGCGCCTTAACCCGCCTTGACTACCAACAGGAAGCGGGGCTTATGTCCTCTGTACCGCTTGGGGAGAACCTTATCCCCATTCAAAGAGGGCTTACCACGTCAAGCACCGCTATCTTTATCCCCTTTATCACACAGGAGCTTTTCCAGACGGGCGCGGCTTTGTACTACGGCTTAAACGCCCTTAGTAACAACATGATACTCTGCGACCGCAAGCAGCTAAAGAACCCCAACGGCTTAATCTTGGGTACGCCGGGAAGCGGGAAATCCTTTGCCGCCAAACGGGAAATGACAAACGCTTTCCTCATTACCGACGACGACATAATTATCTGCGACCCGGAAGCAGAGTATTTTTCTCTTGTGCAGCGGCTTGACGGGCAAGTGATACGCTTATCCCCTACGGGCAAGGGCATTGACGGGAAGCCCCAGTATGTGAACCCTATGGATATTAACCTCAATTACAGCGAGGACGACAGCCCCCTTGCGCTGAAATCCGACTTTATCCTCTCCCTCTGCGAGCTTGTCATAGGCGGCAAGGAGGGCTTGCAGCCCGTCGATAAGACCGTCATTGACCGCGCCGTTAGGAACGTGTACCGCCCTTTCCTTGCAGACCCCGACCCGGAGAAAATGCCTATCTTGGGCGACCTCTACAACGAGCTTTTGAAGCAGCCGGAGCCGGAAGCGGCGCGTATTGCGGCGGCGTTGGAGCTGTATGTTTCCGGGAGCCTTAACGTATTCAACCACCGTACCAACGTGGAGCTGAACAACCGCCTTGTCTGCTTTGACATCAAGCAGCTTGGGAAGCAGCTCAAAAAGTTAGGTATGCTCATTGTGCAGGACCAGGTATGGAACCGCGTCACCGTCAACCGGGCAGAAAGGAAATCCACCCGGTATTTTATGGACGAATTTCATCTTCTCTTGAAAGAGGAACAGACCGCCGCCTATTCCGTTGAAATCTGGAAGCGTTTCAGAAAATGGGGCGGCATACCCACAGCCATTACGCAGAATGTCAAGGATTTGCTTGCTTCCCGCGAAGTGGAGAATATCTTTGAAAACTCTGATTTTGTCCTCATGCTCAATCAGGCGGCGGGCGACCGGGCTATCCTTGCGAAGCAGCTCAACATCTCCCCGCAGCAGATGAAATATGTCACCCACACCGAAGCGGGCGAGGGGCTTATCTTCTACGGGAACGTGGTGCTGCCCTTTGTAGACCGCTTCCCGAAAGACACCGAGCTTTACCGGGTAATGACGACGAAGCCGGAGGAAGTGGGCGAAGCATGA
- a CDS encoding DNA-methyltransferase — translation MNGLKTDTIINRDALYALRELPEESVHCCVTSPPYYALRDYGLDMQIGREDTPEQYIDRLTEVFRELRRVLRSDGTLWLNIADTYCGTGNKGYHADPKNPKGRNGQQIAKNNRVSGCKQKDLIGIPWLLAFALRADGWYLRSDIIWQKENPMPESVKDRPTRCYEHIFLLTKSKKYFYDAAAIAEPLAPTTAARYRTGRSAGQKYADEVPGQGKVQGLNRARSGSYYDEALMPTMRNRRDVWLINTVPYKGGHFAAFPPKLAETCIKAGCPKGGVVLDPFFGSGTTGAAARQLDRHYIGIEINAEYCALARARIGGTEK, via the coding sequence ATGAACGGGCTGAAAACTGACACCATCATCAACCGGGACGCGCTCTATGCCTTGCGGGAGCTTCCAGAGGAAAGCGTACACTGTTGCGTCACAAGCCCGCCCTACTATGCGCTTAGGGATTATGGGCTTGATATGCAGATTGGGCGGGAGGACACGCCGGAGCAGTACATTGACAGGCTGACCGAGGTTTTCCGCGAGCTGCGCCGGGTACTGCGTTCTGACGGTACGCTCTGGCTGAATATCGCGGACACCTACTGCGGCACAGGGAACAAGGGCTACCATGCAGACCCGAAGAACCCGAAAGGCAGAAACGGACAGCAGATTGCAAAAAACAACCGCGTTTCCGGCTGCAAACAAAAGGACTTAATCGGTATCCCTTGGCTTTTAGCTTTTGCCCTACGCGCTGACGGGTGGTATTTACGGAGCGACATTATCTGGCAGAAAGAAAACCCCATGCCGGAGAGCGTGAAAGACCGCCCTACCCGCTGCTATGAACATATCTTTCTGCTTACGAAGTCAAAGAAATATTTCTATGACGCAGCCGCCATAGCCGAGCCGTTAGCCCCCACAACGGCGGCGCGGTACCGCACCGGGCGCAGCGCGGGACAGAAATATGCGGACGAAGTACCCGGACAGGGGAAAGTACAGGGGCTTAACCGGGCGAGAAGCGGCAGCTACTACGACGAAGCCCTCATGCCGACCATGCGGAACAGGCGGGACGTGTGGCTTATCAATACCGTACCCTACAAGGGCGGGCATTTCGCCGCGTTCCCGCCAAAACTTGCCGAAACCTGTATCAAGGCGGGCTGTCCGAAAGGCGGCGTTGTGCTTGACCCCTTTTTCGGCAGCGGCACGACGGGAGCAGCCGCAAGGCAGCTTGACAGGCATTATATAGGCATTGAGATAAACGCCGAGTATTGCGCCCTTGCAAGGGCGCGGATTGGAGGGACAGAAAAATAA
- a CDS encoding CHAP domain-containing protein, which produces MTREGAVEVNAATGKKKRISKRIRDADFAKTEAPQPPEQAAQTIPGGAAPAPTAAAPPLPHAPGAEREQDTAAAERVLERIDGARTRKASKKAARKAQAEATAKEKSSRLQFTDEERATPELERYIRKSDKAADRLDAAKAAIPKEKKLVRERTFDEATGKGKTRLHFEEQEKPIGRNKPHNNPLSRPAQEAGIFVHNKIHSVEKDNSGVEGAHKSEELAERGAKYGTRKVKEGYRSHKLKPYRAAAKAEKAAFKANVDFQYHKSLHDNPQIAGNPLSRFMQKQQIKRQYAKSARKGGAKTAQKAAENTRKAAKKTAEETKKAIAFVGRHPAGVCIAVAALLLFIMVSAGLSSCGSMFSGLMNGILGTSYTSEDSDLVATENNYAAKENELQQQIDNIESTHPGYDEYRYDLDSIGHNPHELASYLTALLQTYTPQSAQAELNRVFAMQYTLTLTEETEIRYRTETSTDPETGETTSEEVPYEYHILNVKLTNKPISEIAEELLTPQQLEMYRVYLETSGNKPLIFGGGSPDMGASEDLSGVQLVNGTRPGNTAVVDLAKRQVGNVGGRPFWSWYGFNSRVEWCACFVSWCYNQAGKSEPRFAGCQSQGVPWFQSRGQWGARGYENIAPGDAIFFDWDGDGSADHVGLVIGTDGERVYTVEGNSGDACKIKSYPVNYSCIKGYGLMNWN; this is translated from the coding sequence ATGACCCGCGAGGGGGCTGTCGAGGTAAACGCCGCCACCGGGAAAAAGAAACGTATCAGCAAGCGGATAAGGGACGCGGACTTTGCAAAGACCGAAGCACCGCAGCCGCCGGAACAGGCAGCGCAGACCATACCGGGCGGCGCAGCTCCCGCGCCCACAGCCGCCGCGCCGCCGCTTCCCCATGCGCCGGGGGCAGAACGGGAACAGGACACCGCCGCAGCCGAGCGCGTCTTGGAGCGTATCGACGGGGCGCGTACCAGAAAGGCGAGCAAAAAGGCGGCGAGGAAAGCACAGGCAGAAGCCACAGCAAAAGAAAAATCTTCCCGCTTGCAGTTTACCGACGAGGAACGGGCAACGCCGGAGCTTGAAAGGTATATCCGAAAATCGGACAAAGCAGCCGACCGTCTGGACGCGGCAAAGGCGGCTATCCCCAAAGAAAAGAAACTTGTACGGGAGCGCACCTTTGATGAAGCCACCGGGAAAGGCAAGACCCGCCTACATTTTGAGGAACAGGAAAAGCCCATAGGAAGGAATAAGCCCCACAATAACCCGCTATCCCGCCCCGCACAGGAAGCGGGTATTTTCGTCCACAACAAGATACATTCCGTTGAAAAGGACAATTCCGGCGTTGAGGGGGCGCACAAATCCGAAGAACTGGCAGAGCGCGGCGCAAAGTACGGGACGCGGAAAGTCAAGGAGGGCTACCGCAGCCACAAGCTCAAACCCTACCGGGCGGCGGCAAAGGCAGAGAAAGCGGCGTTCAAGGCGAATGTGGATTTCCAGTACCATAAATCCCTACATGACAATCCGCAGATTGCGGGCAATCCCCTTTCCCGCTTCATGCAGAAGCAGCAAATCAAGCGGCAGTATGCAAAGTCGGCAAGGAAAGGCGGCGCAAAAACGGCGCAGAAAGCCGCAGAGAACACCCGCAAGGCGGCAAAAAAGACCGCCGAGGAAACAAAAAAGGCAATCGCTTTTGTAGGGCGGCACCCGGCGGGCGTATGTATCGCCGTTGCCGCGCTGCTCTTATTCATCATGGTATCGGCGGGGCTTTCCTCTTGCGGCTCCATGTTCTCCGGCTTGATGAACGGCATACTTGGGACTTCCTACACGTCGGAGGACAGCGACCTTGTGGCGACGGAAAATAATTACGCCGCAAAGGAAAACGAGCTTCAGCAGCAGATTGACAATATCGAAAGCACCCACCCCGGCTATGACGAATACCGCTATGACCTTGACAGTATCGGGCATAACCCCCATGAGTTAGCGTCCTACCTCACCGCCCTTTTACAGACCTACACCCCGCAGAGCGCACAGGCAGAACTAAACCGCGTCTTTGCCATGCAGTACACTTTGACGCTGACGGAAGAAACGGAAATCCGCTACCGCACAGAAACAAGCACAGACCCGGAAACAGGGGAAACGACCAGCGAGGAAGTACCCTACGAGTACCATATCCTCAACGTGAAGCTGACGAACAAGCCCATTTCCGAGATTGCGGAGGAACTTCTAACGCCACAGCAGCTTGAAATGTACCGCGTCTATCTGGAAACAAGCGGAAACAAGCCGCTGATTTTCGGCGGCGGCTCCCCCGATATGGGCGCGTCCGAGGATTTAAGCGGCGTACAGCTTGTAAACGGCACACGCCCCGGCAACACCGCCGTTGTAGACCTTGCGAAGCGGCAAGTCGGCAACGTAGGCGGGCGACCCTTTTGGAGCTGGTACGGATTTAACAGCCGCGTGGAATGGTGCGCCTGTTTTGTTTCATGGTGCTACAATCAAGCCGGGAAAAGCGAGCCGCGCTTTGCCGGGTGCCAGTCACAGGGCGTACCCTGGTTCCAGTCACGCGGGCAATGGGGCGCGAGGGGCTATGAGAATATCGCCCCCGGCGACGCTATCTTTTTCGACTGGGACGGGGACGGGAGCGCAGACCATGTGGGGCTTGTTATCGGAACGGACGGGGAGCGCGTCTATACCGTCGAGGGCAATTCCGGCGACGCCTGCAAGATAAAGAGCTACCCCGTCAATTACTCCTGTATCAAAGGCTATGGGCTGATGAACTGGAATTAA
- a CDS encoding DUF4315 family protein, producing MAMNKIERIDKEIAKTREKITEYQNRLRGLEAQKTEAENLQIVQLVRSMRLSPHELSAMLSGGGIPGMEAAPGYPAEPADHDTEEMEDTENE from the coding sequence ATGGCTATGAACAAAATTGAACGTATCGACAAAGAGATTGCAAAGACCCGCGAGAAAATCACCGAGTACCAGAACAGATTAAGGGGGCTTGAAGCGCAGAAAACCGAAGCGGAAAACCTGCAAATCGTACAGCTTGTGCGCTCCATGCGCCTTTCCCCGCATGAGCTTTCCGCTATGCTTTCCGGCGGCGGTATTCCGGGCATGGAAGCCGCGCCGGGCTACCCCGCAGAACCCGCAGACCACGACACCGAAGAAATGGAGGACACCGAGAATGAATAA
- a CDS encoding DUF4366 domain-containing protein yields MNKKILRTLTALCAALMLTGGFSVTAFAQTPEGQDATDDSGVVYEEPEKEEPLTPDGNATLVDDFGGNKQLITVTTKNGNYFYILIDRDDEGEDTVHFLNQVDEADLMALMEDGSTEAAPPAVCSCTDKCEAGKVNVSCPVCKDNMTACSGKEAEPETEKPTEQPKEKGNTGGLVLFLVVALLGGGGAFYYFKFMKPKQNVKGDTDLEDFDFDDYDEDEGDGLSDEEQEDEEA; encoded by the coding sequence ATGAATAAGAAAATCCTTAGAACCTTGACCGCACTCTGCGCCGCCCTCATGCTGACGGGCGGCTTTTCCGTCACCGCCTTTGCACAGACCCCGGAGGGACAGGACGCGACCGACGACAGCGGCGTTGTCTATGAGGAACCCGAAAAGGAAGAACCCCTTACCCCGGACGGGAACGCGACCCTTGTAGACGATTTCGGCGGCAACAAGCAGCTTATCACAGTGACGACCAAAAACGGCAATTACTTTTATATCCTTATCGACCGGGACGACGAGGGCGAGGACACCGTACATTTCCTTAATCAAGTGGACGAAGCCGACCTTATGGCACTCATGGAGGACGGAAGCACCGAAGCAGCCCCGCCCGCCGTTTGCAGTTGCACCGATAAATGCGAAGCCGGAAAGGTAAATGTGAGCTGCCCTGTCTGCAAGGACAACATGACCGCTTGCAGCGGCAAGGAAGCGGAGCCGGAAACCGAGAAACCAACAGAGCAGCCCAAAGAGAAAGGCAATACAGGCGGGCTTGTGCTTTTCCTTGTCGTGGCACTTCTTGGCGGCGGGGGCGCGTTCTATTATTTTAAGTTTATGAAGCCAAAGCAGAACGTCAAGGGCGACACCGACCTTGAAGATTTCGATTTTGACGATTACGACGAGGACGAGGGGGACGGGCTTTCTGATGAAGAACAGGAGGACGAGGAAGCATGA